One window of Agromyces rhizosphaerae genomic DNA carries:
- a CDS encoding GntR family transcriptional regulator: MTTTGRASDRAYDTLRDEIIAWELPPGSVLGEVEQAARLGVSRTPLREALSRLAADGLVAPHGGRGVVVTDLSADDVRELFEVRRALEEQAARLAARRADPEPFRALAAEFAEVRDLLEHDDPLRHRYFDLVGRFDAALDAAMANGYLAAALRPVRTHLARVRRMARFDAARLLEAAREHQAIALAIADGEPELAAHATHLHLHHALQGILDHLAGDAAGTHDHPQRTEHIA, encoded by the coding sequence ATGACCACGACAGGGCGCGCAAGCGACCGGGCGTACGACACGCTCCGCGACGAGATCATCGCGTGGGAGCTCCCGCCCGGCAGCGTGCTCGGCGAGGTCGAGCAGGCCGCGCGGCTCGGCGTCTCGCGCACGCCGCTGCGCGAGGCCCTCTCGCGCCTCGCCGCCGACGGTCTCGTCGCCCCGCACGGCGGGCGCGGCGTCGTCGTCACCGACCTCTCCGCCGACGACGTGCGCGAGCTGTTCGAGGTGCGCCGCGCGCTCGAGGAGCAGGCCGCGCGCCTGGCCGCCCGCCGCGCCGATCCCGAGCCGTTCCGCGCGCTCGCCGCCGAGTTCGCGGAGGTCCGCGACCTGCTCGAGCACGACGACCCGCTGCGGCACCGCTACTTCGACCTCGTGGGCCGGTTCGACGCGGCGCTCGACGCGGCCATGGCCAACGGCTACCTCGCCGCCGCGCTCCGCCCGGTGCGCACCCACCTCGCCCGCGTGCGACGCATGGCCCGCTTCGACGCGGCGCGCCTGCTCGAGGCCGCACGCGAGCACCAGGCCATCGCCCTCGCCATCGCCGACGGCGAGCCCGAGCTCGCGGCGCACGCGACCCACCTGCACCTGCACCACGCGCTGCAGGGCATCCTCGACCACCTCGCCG